Proteins from a genomic interval of Chroococcidiopsis thermalis PCC 7203:
- a CDS encoding response regulator transcription factor: MSTVLLVEDSLTDAELLTRYLRQIGLTVIGVQSGEEAEAQLRLQTPDLVILDVILPGQSGFELCHSLKTNDATKKIPIVICSSKGTEVDRLWGSMLGANAYIAKPVDQQQLLQVIQQFIL, encoded by the coding sequence GTGAGTACAGTTTTGTTAGTAGAAGATAGTTTGACTGATGCCGAACTATTAACCCGCTATCTCAGACAAATAGGATTAACGGTAATTGGCGTGCAAAGCGGTGAAGAAGCCGAGGCACAGCTAAGATTGCAAACACCAGACTTGGTGATCTTGGATGTCATTTTACCTGGTCAAAGTGGATTTGAACTCTGTCACAGCTTGAAAACAAATGATGCAACCAAGAAAATCCCGATCGTGATTTGTTCTTCCAAAGGTACGGAAGTCGATCGCCTGTGGGGTTCTATGTTAGGTGCAAATGCTTACATAGCTAAACCAGTAGACCAACAACAATTACTGCAAGTCATCCAACAGTTTATTTTATAG
- a CDS encoding GAF domain-containing protein: MQFKNLFKQEQELPEQRQQYRGSTKILPPLDSTQQSASDAVADATQPTALVNAMKAELEQAGLLNAPEARAKFLQLEQLAQMLQMGMKDQDVATASSFKSERQRLSAIASVMRQAAAEDGLLPTTAHLVCQYLQADRVLIYRFLDEEKGVVLAEAMVGDFTPSLGETLAVRMFGAENLQAYQHSPAIALADIYQASLSPYQIQLLERFQVCASLSVPIALPEGGWGLLVAQQCQSPRSWTESEISLLDRVATELALLVQPEEYKILLRSLGEQQKVLARVIEKIQGSPDIGSIFRTTTQELRQLLKADRVAIYRFNPDWSGEFIAESVAAGWVSVIEAQEGDEVLKSDRASQDRCTLRNLTAYTPNADADTYLQDTKGGGYARGEKFKRVDDIYTAGFSPCYIASLEKYQARAYVIVPIFQDTKLWGLLAAYQNSGPRHWQDGEVNIMLQLSNPLAIALQQAEVRQQLQSQADRIAQAAERERTVTRIIDKIRQSLNINNIFRTTTYELRQLLKADRVAIYRFNPDWSGEFVAESIAPGWRSLLEAQKQDDSLQHNFTDDEGCVVKDIPAPGSTTVDTFLQNNKGSSLRDKQYLQVDDVYKADFSACYMELLDKFQARAYITIPVYQGDKLWGLLAAYQNSGARHWQAEEIEIMLQVRNPLGIALQQAEALQQVQATSAKLSRAATIEQAVTRITSRLLRSLDTESAIYKIIPKEVRQMLAAERVVLYKFKPDWGGEFVAESVAAGWSSLLEVLPVIEDSHLQDTQGGRYRQGGTIAVNNIYTAGHSACHVELLEQMEARAYTIVPVFVQQELWGLLAAYQNSAPREWEETEVSALAQVGNQVGAALQKVNYLEQIRTQTEQLQQLAQREKVAKEQLQQRAMQLLVAVRPALNGDLTVRAPITDDEVGTIADAYNNTLQSLRRIVMQLQTASTQVSQTSQNSESAMSALTIQAQQQLTALQRAMTEIQAMVDATTVVAADAAQVEKAAQRTHQTVRQGDAAMNRTVEGILALRETVAETSQLIQRLSASSQKISKAVDAIGNFTTQTQLLALNAAIEATRAGEYGRGFAVVADEVRSLARQSATATTEIGKLVQEIQASTAQVSQAMETGVQQAIASSHLVSDTRSSLTAIVEATAEIGQLVAGINQATQSQTQQSQSVTQAVSEVANIATRTSDDATLLSIAFHELLIMSQELQASASKFIVSRE; this comes from the coding sequence ATGCAATTTAAAAATTTATTTAAGCAAGAACAGGAACTACCAGAGCAGAGACAACAATATCGCGGTAGCACGAAAATACTGCCACCTTTAGATAGCACGCAGCAGTCTGCTAGTGACGCAGTTGCAGATGCAACTCAACCTACCGCACTAGTCAATGCCATGAAAGCGGAATTAGAACAAGCGGGATTGTTGAATGCACCGGAAGCTAGAGCTAAGTTTCTCCAGTTGGAGCAATTGGCACAAATGCTTCAAATGGGAATGAAAGACCAGGATGTAGCAACTGCTAGTAGCTTCAAAAGCGAACGGCAACGATTGAGCGCGATCGCCAGCGTGATGCGACAAGCGGCAGCAGAAGACGGACTGTTACCAACGACAGCTCATCTGGTGTGTCAGTATCTGCAAGCCGACCGAGTATTAATTTATCGTTTTTTGGATGAGGAAAAAGGTGTTGTTTTAGCAGAGGCAATGGTGGGAGATTTTACCCCGAGTTTGGGGGAAACTCTAGCAGTGCGGATGTTTGGGGCAGAAAATTTACAAGCGTACCAACACTCGCCCGCGATCGCTCTAGCAGATATTTATCAAGCTTCCTTGAGTCCCTATCAAATTCAATTGCTAGAACGGTTTCAAGTTTGTGCTAGCTTAAGCGTCCCGATTGCTTTACCAGAGGGAGGATGGGGTCTGTTGGTGGCGCAGCAATGCCAGAGTCCTCGCAGTTGGACGGAAAGCGAAATCAGTCTGCTGGATCGAGTTGCCACTGAATTAGCCCTGCTCGTACAACCAGAAGAATACAAGATTCTTTTGCGATCGCTTGGCGAACAGCAAAAAGTCTTAGCGCGGGTGATTGAAAAAATTCAAGGTTCCCCCGACATTGGCAGTATATTCCGCACGACTACTCAAGAATTACGCCAGTTACTCAAAGCAGATCGAGTGGCAATTTATCGTTTCAATCCCGATTGGAGTGGGGAATTTATTGCGGAGTCCGTCGCTGCTGGCTGGGTTTCGGTGATTGAAGCGCAGGAGGGAGACGAGGTTTTAAAAAGCGATCGCGCCAGCCAAGACCGCTGTACGTTAAGAAACTTAACAGCCTATACTCCTAACGCCGATGCCGATACCTATTTGCAAGATACAAAAGGTGGTGGCTACGCTAGAGGGGAAAAATTTAAGCGCGTGGATGATATCTACACGGCGGGATTTTCTCCCTGTTATATCGCCAGCTTAGAGAAATACCAAGCGCGGGCATATGTCATCGTTCCCATTTTCCAAGATACGAAACTATGGGGACTGCTAGCTGCTTATCAAAATTCTGGTCCCCGCCACTGGCAAGACGGGGAAGTCAATATCATGCTGCAATTAAGCAATCCCCTCGCAATTGCTTTGCAACAGGCAGAAGTCCGTCAGCAATTGCAGTCTCAAGCCGATCGAATTGCCCAAGCCGCCGAACGGGAACGTACCGTGACTCGGATTATCGATAAGATCCGGCAGTCTTTGAATATCAATAATATATTTAGAACCACGACATACGAATTACGCCAATTACTCAAAGCCGATCGAGTCGCGATTTATCGCTTCAATCCCGATTGGAGTGGGGAATTTGTGGCGGAATCCATCGCTCCTGGGTGGCGATCGCTACTAGAAGCGCAAAAACAAGACGATAGCCTCCAGCATAACTTTACGGACGATGAAGGCTGTGTCGTCAAAGATATACCTGCGCCAGGATCGACTACCGTTGATACTTTCTTACAAAATAACAAGGGTAGTTCGCTGCGAGACAAGCAATATCTTCAAGTCGATGATGTTTACAAGGCTGATTTTTCGGCGTGCTATATGGAATTGCTCGATAAATTCCAAGCCAGAGCCTACATTACCATACCAGTTTATCAAGGAGATAAGTTGTGGGGCTTGTTGGCTGCCTATCAAAATTCTGGAGCGCGCCACTGGCAAGCAGAGGAAATAGAAATTATGCTGCAAGTACGTAACCCTTTGGGGATTGCGCTACAACAGGCAGAAGCATTACAGCAAGTCCAAGCAACATCGGCAAAATTGAGCCGTGCGGCAACTATAGAACAAGCTGTGACTCGAATTACCAGTCGCTTGTTGCGATCGCTCGATACGGAGTCGGCGATTTATAAAATTATTCCGAAAGAAGTGCGGCAAATGCTAGCAGCCGAGCGCGTAGTTTTGTATAAATTCAAGCCCGATTGGGGCGGCGAGTTTGTCGCAGAATCCGTAGCGGCTGGGTGGAGTAGCTTGCTAGAGGTCTTACCCGTAATTGAAGACAGCCACTTACAAGACACCCAAGGCGGACGCTATCGCCAAGGAGGAACTATAGCTGTAAACAATATTTATACAGCAGGACACTCTGCTTGTCATGTGGAACTGCTAGAGCAAATGGAAGCCAGAGCCTACACGATCGTCCCCGTCTTCGTTCAGCAGGAACTTTGGGGTTTACTCGCAGCCTATCAGAATTCTGCGCCCCGTGAATGGGAAGAAACAGAAGTCAGTGCCTTAGCACAAGTAGGCAACCAAGTCGGCGCAGCTTTACAGAAAGTAAATTATCTAGAACAAATTCGCACTCAAACAGAACAATTGCAACAACTCGCCCAAAGGGAAAAAGTAGCCAAAGAACAACTTCAGCAAAGGGCGATGCAGCTACTCGTTGCCGTGCGCCCCGCTCTAAATGGCGATCTGACAGTCCGCGCTCCCATCACAGATGATGAAGTTGGGACGATCGCGGATGCTTACAATAATACCTTGCAAAGCCTGCGGCGAATTGTCATGCAATTACAAACGGCATCGACACAAGTTAGCCAAACTTCCCAAAATAGCGAGTCGGCAATGTCGGCACTGACGATACAAGCACAACAACAATTGACAGCGTTGCAGCGTGCCATGACCGAAATTCAAGCGATGGTTGATGCTACCACAGTTGTAGCTGCCGATGCCGCACAGGTAGAAAAAGCGGCGCAACGCACCCACCAGACCGTACGGCAAGGGGATGCGGCAATGAACCGCACGGTGGAGGGGATTCTTGCCTTGCGGGAGACAGTAGCAGAAACCAGCCAATTAATCCAGCGCTTGAGTGCCTCCTCGCAAAAGATTTCTAAAGCCGTAGACGCGATCGGTAACTTTACGACTCAAACTCAACTTCTCGCCCTCAACGCCGCGATTGAAGCGACTAGAGCCGGAGAATACGGTCGAGGCTTTGCTGTAGTTGCCGATGAAGTGCGATCGCTTGCCCGTCAGTCAGCCACAGCAACCACAGAAATTGGCAAGCTCGTGCAAGAGATCCAAGCCAGCACGGCGCAAGTCAGCCAAGCAATGGAAACAGGCGTGCAACAGGCGATCGCCAGCAGTCATTTAGTCAGCGATACCCGCTCTAGCCTCACTGCGATCGTGGAAGCCACCGCCGAAATCGGTCAACTCGTTGCCGGGATTAATCAAGCCACCCAATCGCAAACTCAGCAGTCCCAGTCCGTCACCCAAGCCGTATCCGAAGTGGCAAATATTGCTACCAGAACCTCCGACGATGCCACTCTGCTATCTATCGCCTTCCACGAATTACTCATCATGTCACAAGAACTACAAGCCAGTGCTAGTAAGTTTATTGTGAGTCGGGAGTAA
- a CDS encoding response regulator produces the protein MRRYELDCHIPTTNTSICHMESAMTESHLYTVKLNNWLQAWSQGQLRNGRLKIQDSNGRQQWSLYFHLGHLIGDAGGVHPRRRWLRQLAQYCPQIQVDPIHLYQEQKYRGDDYEFLAALMSKREILRQQMVSVVQGSVAEVLFDILQQEQWLRDRSLPPLSYTFTPEENLYAAPLVFLSPDRSWQQAKQAWQKWCQAGLEEFSPNVAPLIWQREELQQQSSPVVYRSLVSMVDGKRTLRDLALRLRQDPILLTQSLLPYIRRGWMKSIEVGDIGEKLEHIIKRGSQSSTAQPKTTSPLIAYIDDSPRDSQLLGRILTQAGYRYISLQDSVLALPMLLEHKPSLIFLDLVMPIANGYEICAQIRRTSVLKDTPAIILTSNDGIIDRVRAKVVRSTEFISKPIEAPKILNVVRKYLEFGD, from the coding sequence ATGCGTCGATACGAACTAGATTGTCACATACCAACTACCAACACAAGCATCTGCCACATGGAATCGGCAATGACTGAGAGTCATTTATATACAGTGAAACTAAACAACTGGCTACAAGCTTGGAGCCAAGGGCAATTAAGGAACGGTAGGTTGAAGATTCAAGACTCCAATGGACGGCAGCAGTGGAGTTTGTATTTTCACTTGGGTCATCTGATTGGGGATGCAGGCGGAGTGCATCCCCGGCGGCGTTGGCTGCGTCAGTTGGCGCAGTACTGCCCTCAAATTCAAGTCGATCCGATACACCTTTACCAAGAACAAAAATATCGCGGCGACGATTATGAGTTTTTAGCTGCATTGATGAGCAAAAGAGAGATACTGCGCCAGCAAATGGTATCGGTGGTTCAAGGTAGCGTAGCAGAAGTCTTATTTGATATTCTGCAACAGGAACAGTGGCTGCGCGATCGCTCCCTTCCGCCCCTGAGCTATACTTTTACTCCCGAAGAAAACTTATATGCTGCGCCTTTAGTTTTTCTCTCTCCAGATCGTTCTTGGCAGCAAGCAAAGCAGGCTTGGCAGAAATGGTGTCAGGCGGGACTAGAAGAGTTTTCACCGAATGTGGCTCCGTTGATCTGGCAGCGCGAAGAATTGCAGCAACAATCTTCACCCGTCGTCTACCGCAGTCTGGTATCGATGGTAGATGGTAAGCGAACGCTGCGAGATTTAGCCTTGAGATTGCGACAAGACCCGATATTACTCACCCAATCTCTGCTCCCCTATATCCGGCGCGGCTGGATGAAGTCGATTGAAGTGGGGGATATTGGCGAGAAGCTGGAACACATCATCAAGAGAGGTTCCCAGTCTTCTACCGCACAGCCAAAGACGACGAGTCCTCTCATAGCCTATATCGATGACAGTCCTAGAGATAGCCAGTTGTTAGGCAGAATTCTCACCCAAGCAGGCTATCGATACATCAGCTTGCAAGACTCCGTGCTTGCCCTACCAATGCTTTTAGAACATAAACCTAGTTTAATTTTCTTAGATTTGGTGATGCCGATCGCCAATGGTTACGAAATTTGCGCCCAAATCCGCCGAACTTCTGTATTGAAAGATACACCCGCCATTATTTTAACCAGTAACGACGGGATTATCGATCGCGTCCGTGCCAAAGTCGTGCGATCGACAGAATTTATCTCAAAACCAATCGAAGCGCCGAAAATCCTCAACGTGGTGAGAAAATATTTAGAATTCGGCGATTGA
- a CDS encoding UPF0175 family protein, with the protein MSVVIPEDILRATKMTEDELKLEIALMLYKQEKISSGKARAWTGLTVIQFQHELAKRGFGINYDVEDFEADIQTLRSMGRL; encoded by the coding sequence ATGAGCGTTGTGATTCCTGAAGACATCCTTCGAGCTACAAAAATGACCGAGGATGAACTGAAACTAGAGATTGCCCTTATGTTATACAAGCAGGAGAAAATTAGCAGTGGTAAAGCGCGTGCTTGGACGGGATTAACGGTCATCCAGTTTCAACACGAACTCGCTAAGCGCGGCTTTGGTATTAACTATGACGTAGAGGACTTCGAGGCAGATATCCAAACGCTACGGTCAATGGGAAGACTGTAG
- a CDS encoding chemotaxis protein CheW: protein MEILDSLAKTSSLRLDGVAPSSQEKFLRCRLGSQDSGLLALIHVAEVIQIVLAEILPVPAMPECILGICNWRGKMLWLVDLNLFLDYPPLVASEIASVPLMAIVMQIEGQSMGLVVSQVQDIEWHDPSQIQPATASLFAAKTLPFLQGYLPQADAIVLDPEAIARCPMWQLHRG, encoded by the coding sequence ATGGAGATACTTGATTCTCTAGCTAAAACGAGTTCGTTACGACTGGATGGAGTAGCACCATCCTCCCAGGAAAAGTTTCTCCGCTGTCGCCTCGGCTCCCAAGATAGCGGTTTGCTAGCTTTAATTCACGTTGCCGAAGTTATACAAATTGTATTAGCAGAAATATTACCCGTACCCGCCATGCCTGAATGCATTTTGGGAATTTGCAACTGGCGGGGAAAAATGTTGTGGCTAGTCGATTTGAATCTCTTTCTCGACTATCCGCCCCTTGTCGCCTCAGAAATCGCCAGCGTCCCGCTGATGGCGATCGTCATGCAGATTGAAGGACAGTCAATGGGTCTAGTGGTATCGCAAGTACAGGATATCGAATGGCACGATCCGAGTCAGATTCAACCAGCAACAGCAAGTTTATTTGCTGCCAAAACCTTACCCTTTTTACAAGGATACTTGCCTCAAGCCGATGCTATAGTCCTCGATCCCGAGGCGATCGCCCGTTGTCCGATGTGGCAACTGCATAGGGGATAG
- a CDS encoding SinI family restriction endonuclease — protein sequence MSSSIKIPDFDANLIISDAENIATATPEFFWNNPVKTVLSVCCDSPELFPTLKRCNSRLEYISKWLKKYCSSYNNRPSKRTSKKIGTVPDGIIDVIISARLPDLNSDNLNKILSAHRLAMSAENILGSLLEEYLAEKLLSHGWYCAWGETMDKVDFCTKQGDLLQIKNRSNSENSSSSSVRKGTTIRKWHRINARNGVQYWKELNHLIGCSELSEEGFSAFVRKAITENPAALYVENSNYWQLLQD from the coding sequence GTGAGTAGTAGTATCAAAATACCTGACTTTGATGCCAACCTAATAATTTCAGATGCCGAAAATATAGCAACAGCTACCCCTGAGTTCTTCTGGAACAATCCTGTAAAAACCGTGTTATCTGTTTGTTGTGATTCACCCGAACTCTTTCCCACTTTAAAAAGATGCAACTCTCGCTTGGAGTATATCAGTAAGTGGTTAAAAAAATATTGTAGTAGTTACAATAACCGACCATCGAAGCGGACTAGTAAAAAGATAGGTACTGTTCCTGATGGAATTATTGATGTAATTATTTCTGCTCGTCTTCCAGATTTGAATAGTGACAATCTCAATAAAATTCTATCTGCACATCGTCTTGCGATGTCAGCAGAAAATATATTAGGCTCTCTACTTGAGGAATATCTTGCTGAAAAACTCTTGTCTCATGGTTGGTATTGTGCCTGGGGTGAAACTATGGATAAAGTTGATTTTTGTACTAAGCAAGGAGATTTATTACAAATTAAAAACCGTAGCAACTCTGAAAATAGTTCAAGTAGTAGTGTACGAAAAGGCACTACAATTCGTAAATGGCATAGAATTAATGCTAGAAATGGCGTTCAATACTGGAAGGAATTAAATCATTTAATAGGATGCTCGGAGCTTTCTGAAGAGGGTTTTTCCGCATTTGTTAGAAAAGCAATTACGGAAAATCCAGCAGCGTTATATGTAGAAAATAGTAATTATTGGCAGTTACTCCAGGACTAA
- a CDS encoding hybrid sensor histidine kinase/response regulator: MNDSLHEQSYAYFLQEAPQLLQVLEEELLNLKAEWSMNKVHTLMRVTHTLKGSAACVGLDSIKQIAHSFEDIFRHLCRPEVTLDRETEALLFEAYDCLRTPLMAEITGSHSHDAEVFDRAAAVFSELQAKLGVNFASEVEIPNSDELGFDVTKSIFEVGVAQRLAEIDRALAGGEVETIAIALQTQAEVFLGLAESLNLPGFGAIASAAIAALAGDPDKAITIAQIALADFQQGQASILAGDRSGGGSPSAQLLELVGGEDKEDKGDKGDKGDKEDKGTRGQGSFSSPTPPALFSPTPTLPLPTPEDENSLLESIWTIAEPVDDEEAELSEPSETVTTATNTNSERSVSPPSSLAKRDAAMSDTVRVNVGHLERLNYSIGELLTNQNRQTLQDEKLQGGMQGLLELIQQQQQMLMELKQRLDLQEKDSSSKLAVLVQSLLANGAQLQATGDEIDIYTRQSSQMLEKQSRLLNSVRDEFLTARVIPISVVFDRLPPILRQLETLHDKSVALDFSGKEVLIDKAVAEKLYDPLLHLVRNAFDHGIEPKSRRSQLGKASTGRIAIRAFHQGSHLTIEIQDDGQGLNYDRIRQRALEMGLVSPVDASSLSEVQLMDFIFEPGFSTAAQVNNLSGRGVGLDVVRAQLHSLQGAIAVYSQPQRGTTFILQIPLSLTIAKLFLCQVGSTTYALLGSAIEQILLPQPEQLRPWRGGKVLRWGEANAEQLIPVLPLKGILPYFAPLTSPADSSTALQGRIVLLRYQDQLIAVEIDQAIGEQELVIRPLDPTIVPPSYVYGGSILADGKLTLAIDTTALAKYVLERQVTQGMGQVRSDKDSSLLGSVTPMRSIGELPSKQTAVGAKILLVDDSLTWRQTLALTLQQAGYLVIQADNGREAMTQMRSHPDFGAIVCDLEMPEMNGLELLHYCRQSSSFAQIPFLVLTANTDAENRTAAMELGATDYINKSRSHQELLATVAQLVR, encoded by the coding sequence ATGAACGACTCGCTCCACGAACAAAGCTATGCTTACTTTCTCCAAGAAGCACCGCAATTGTTGCAAGTTTTGGAAGAGGAATTATTGAATCTGAAAGCCGAGTGGAGTATGAATAAGGTTCATACTCTCATGCGGGTAACTCACACGCTTAAAGGCTCGGCGGCTTGTGTTGGTTTGGACAGTATCAAGCAGATCGCACACTCTTTTGAAGATATTTTCCGCCACCTGTGCCGACCGGAAGTTACGCTCGATCGCGAAACGGAAGCCTTACTATTTGAAGCTTATGACTGCCTGCGTACCCCTTTGATGGCAGAAATTACTGGCAGCCACAGTCATGATGCCGAAGTCTTCGATCGCGCTGCCGCAGTTTTTAGCGAATTGCAAGCAAAACTAGGAGTTAATTTCGCGTCAGAAGTCGAAATTCCTAACTCAGATGAATTGGGGTTTGATGTCACCAAATCTATTTTTGAAGTTGGAGTAGCTCAACGCCTGGCAGAGATCGATCGTGCTTTAGCTGGTGGGGAAGTGGAGACGATCGCGATCGCGCTGCAAACTCAAGCCGAAGTCTTTTTGGGCTTGGCAGAGTCTTTAAATTTACCGGGATTTGGAGCGATCGCCAGTGCGGCGATCGCAGCTTTGGCTGGCGATCCCGACAAAGCGATAACCATTGCCCAAATAGCCCTAGCAGACTTTCAACAAGGGCAAGCATCCATCCTAGCAGGCGATCGCAGTGGAGGTGGGAGCCCTTCGGCGCAGTTGTTGGAATTGGTGGGAGGAGAGGACAAGGAAGACAAGGGGGACAAGGGGGACAAGGGGGACAAGGAAGACAAGGGGACAAGGGGACAAGGAAGCTTTTCTTCCCCAACTCCCCCAGCTCTCTTCTCCCCGACTCCCACTCTCCCACTCCCGACTCCCGAAGATGAAAACTCCTTGTTAGAGTCAATCTGGACGATCGCCGAACCTGTAGACGATGAGGAAGCAGAACTATCAGAGCCGTCAGAGACAGTCACCACAGCAACCAATACTAACTCCGAGCGATCGGTGTCGCCACCTTCATCTTTAGCGAAAAGAGATGCAGCTATGTCGGATACAGTCAGAGTTAATGTCGGGCATTTAGAGCGGCTGAATTATTCGATTGGCGAATTGCTGACTAATCAAAACCGCCAGACTTTACAAGATGAAAAACTACAAGGCGGGATGCAAGGGTTACTTGAATTAATCCAACAGCAACAGCAAATGTTGATGGAACTCAAGCAGCGCTTGGACTTACAGGAAAAAGACAGTTCTAGTAAACTTGCCGTGTTGGTGCAATCTTTATTAGCAAATGGAGCGCAACTGCAAGCAACTGGGGATGAAATTGACATTTATACTCGTCAGTCTAGCCAGATGTTGGAAAAACAAAGCCGCTTGTTAAATAGCGTGCGAGATGAGTTTTTGACAGCGAGAGTTATTCCCATCAGCGTTGTTTTCGATCGCCTGCCCCCTATTTTAAGACAACTAGAAACTCTGCACGATAAGTCTGTAGCGTTGGATTTCAGCGGTAAAGAAGTATTAATAGACAAAGCCGTCGCTGAAAAACTTTACGACCCCCTTTTGCATTTGGTGCGCAATGCCTTCGATCATGGTATTGAGCCTAAGTCTAGGCGATCGCAATTGGGGAAAGCGTCAACGGGTCGAATTGCCATTCGTGCTTTTCATCAAGGCAGCCACCTGACAATTGAAATCCAAGATGACGGACAAGGACTCAATTACGATCGCATTCGCCAACGAGCGCTCGAAATGGGTTTAGTTTCACCAGTTGACGCTAGCAGTCTCAGCGAAGTTCAGCTAATGGATTTTATTTTTGAACCAGGCTTTTCGACTGCGGCTCAGGTGAACAACCTTTCAGGACGAGGTGTGGGACTAGACGTGGTTCGCGCTCAGTTACATTCTCTTCAAGGAGCGATCGCGGTTTATTCTCAACCCCAACGCGGTACGACTTTCATCCTCCAAATTCCCTTAAGTTTGACAATTGCGAAATTATTTCTCTGTCAGGTTGGTTCTACTACCTATGCTTTACTCGGAAGCGCGATCGAGCAAATCTTACTACCTCAACCAGAACAATTGCGCCCTTGGCGGGGAGGTAAGGTATTGCGATGGGGTGAAGCAAATGCAGAACAGTTAATTCCTGTTTTACCCCTGAAAGGAATTTTGCCCTACTTTGCACCGCTAACGTCTCCTGCTGATAGTTCCACCGCTCTACAAGGACGCATTGTATTGCTACGCTATCAAGACCAACTTATAGCAGTAGAAATAGACCAGGCGATCGGCGAACAAGAATTGGTGATTCGACCTCTAGACCCGACGATCGTTCCGCCTAGCTATGTTTATGGTGGTAGTATTTTGGCTGATGGCAAACTTACCCTGGCAATTGACACTACTGCTTTAGCAAAGTACGTACTAGAGCGACAAGTAACTCAGGGCATGGGGCAGGTGAGGAGTGACAAGGATAGCAGTCTACTAGGTAGCGTTACGCCTATGCGCTCGATTGGGGAATTGCCATCGAAACAAACTGCTGTGGGAGCAAAAATCTTGTTAGTCGATGATTCGCTCACTTGGCGACAAACTTTAGCACTGACGCTACAACAGGCTGGATATCTAGTGATACAAGCAGATAACGGTCGCGAGGCAATGACACAAATGCGATCGCATCCCGATTTTGGGGCGATCGTCTGCGATTTAGAAATGCCAGAAATGAATGGCTTGGAATTACTCCACTACTGTCGTCAATCTTCAAGTTTTGCCCAAATTCCCTTTTTAGTTTTGACTGCTAATACTGATGCAGAAAATCGGACGGCAGCAATGGAATTAGGCGCAACTGACTATATCAATAAATCGCGATCGCATCAGGAACTTTTGGCAACTGTGGCTCAGTTAGTTCGATAA
- a CDS encoding DNA cytosine methyltransferase, translating to MIEGRAISISLFTGAGGLDIGMEQAGFHTVSIVEKDSDSAKTIALNRPYLKNAVARDIQQIKASDLLEEGGCAIDLGRSLRPGEIDLVTGGPPCQPFSTAGKRGSVIDPRGSLFMDFIRIVEQLQPRFFVMENVRGLLSAPIRHRPHLQRGMGYPPLEQDEMQGSALQVVLAEMKSLGYQVVYNLLEAADYGVPQNRERVIFIGSRESEAVTFPLPTHSNSGISLPKWHTLQDALINLNDPQPEYTPYSNSRLKYLKLLKGGQNWRNLPDELKKEAMGGAYNSGGGKVGFYRRLSWNKPSPTVTTSPYQKATDMCHPEELRPLSVRECAKIQTFPDDWIFYGSTASKYRQIGNAVPILLAQAIGKHLYKLLQEEKTAGIQIFEQLSLFAQ from the coding sequence GTGATAGAAGGCAGAGCGATATCGATTAGTTTATTTACGGGAGCAGGTGGTTTAGATATTGGTATGGAACAGGCTGGTTTCCATACAGTAAGCATTGTAGAAAAAGATTCTGACTCTGCAAAGACTATAGCCCTCAACCGACCTTATCTTAAAAATGCTGTTGCACGAGATATACAACAGATTAAAGCTTCGGATCTCCTTGAAGAGGGAGGATGTGCTATCGACCTTGGTAGATCCCTGCGTCCTGGTGAAATAGATTTAGTGACGGGTGGTCCTCCTTGTCAGCCATTCAGTACAGCAGGAAAACGTGGTTCGGTCATAGACCCTCGCGGTAGCTTGTTCATGGATTTTATACGTATTGTTGAACAATTGCAGCCACGCTTCTTTGTTATGGAGAATGTTAGAGGATTATTATCTGCTCCTATCCGCCATCGACCTCATCTGCAACGAGGAATGGGTTATCCTCCACTTGAACAAGATGAAATGCAAGGCAGTGCGCTACAAGTAGTTCTAGCAGAAATGAAAAGTCTTGGATATCAAGTCGTATACAATCTTTTAGAAGCAGCAGATTATGGTGTTCCTCAAAATAGAGAAAGAGTTATATTTATTGGCTCTAGAGAGAGTGAAGCAGTTACATTTCCACTTCCTACTCATAGTAATAGTGGGATATCGCTACCTAAATGGCACACGCTTCAGGATGCTTTAATCAACCTAAACGATCCACAACCAGAATATACTCCTTACTCAAACAGCCGTCTCAAATATTTAAAACTTTTAAAAGGCGGTCAAAATTGGAGAAACTTACCTGATGAATTGAAAAAAGAAGCAATGGGAGGAGCATATAACTCTGGAGGTGGTAAAGTCGGTTTTTATAGAAGACTATCTTGGAACAAGCCATCGCCAACGGTAACAACAAGTCCGTACCAGAAAGCTACAGATATGTGTCATCCAGAGGAACTACGTCCTTTGAGTGTTAGAGAGTGTGCTAAAATTCAAACTTTTCCTGACGATTGGATATTTTACGGTTCTACAGCCTCTAAATATAGACAGATAGGTAATGCTGTTCCTATACTTTTGGCTCAAGCAATTGGTAAACATTTATATAAATTGCTTCAGGAAGAAAAGACAGCAGGAATCCAGATTTTTGAACAACTATCCTTGTTTGCTCAATAA